In the genome of Aequorivita sp. H23M31, the window AGGGTTTCCAAACACAAACATCTCCACAAACCCAAGCCAAAGCTGTATTCCAGGCCCAAACCGCCACAGGAAAGTTAAATGCGGAAATAATTCCTACAACTCCAAGTGGGTGGTATTGTTCGTACATTCTATGTCCAGGGCGCTCAGAGTGCATTGTCAATCCGTGTAGTTGTCTTGAAAGTCCAACTGCAAAATCGCAGATATCAATCATTTCCTGAACCTCTCCCAAACCTTCTTGGTAGCTCTTTCCCATTTTATAAGAAACCAATTTTCCAAGAGGTTCTTTCAATCTTCTAAGCTCTTCTCCAAACTGACGAACAATTTCACCACGTTGCGGAGCAGGTTTTAATCTCCAGGTTTTGAAAGCCTCTGTAGCAGTTTTCATAACCTTATCATAATCTTCTTTGGAAGTGGTCTTCACTTTTGCGATTAGTTCTGCATCAACCGGTGAAAAAGAGGATATTTCCTCACCATTTGAAAACCAGTCACTTCCAGTGGAAGTTCCGTTGCTAATCTCTTGTATTCCTAGTTGTTCCAAGGCTTCTTCTATTCCGAAGGAAGTTGTAGTTGCTTGCATATTCTAATAAGTTTTGATGTTTTCTTTTTGAAATAATTCAAGTGTTTCCATCATTTTGAAAACAGAGTGCAAAGGTACAAAATTTGAAAGGTATTTTTTGGATTGTAGATCTTAATCTGTCCACTAGGCAGAGAATCAGGGTAGAAATGTTTTAAATATTTCGTGGCTGGATCTGCAGGAATATTAAACAGAGCTTCAAATTAGATTGATTGGTTTATTTCTTAGTGGAAAGTAATTTCGAAAACTGGATTTTACCAATGAGAACAACCGTATTCCGTATAAAACCTTTTATTTCGCATTATTCTTTATCCTCAAGTCAAAAATAAAATCCCTTGCTTCTACAAATTTAAATGCTGTATTCCCTACGAAGGGATTAAGAATGTAATTAAATTCCGTTGGAATGATAATAGAAGGAATCTTTATAATAGAATGACCTTCCTCCAATAGTTTTGTTCCAAAATCCTTGGTCGATTTTGGCGCAGGTGTCTGTTTCCAGTTTCCAGGCAGGTCTTCTTCTTTAACTGAATAAATCTGATCTTCCTCTATTTCAAAAACACACATGCTCAAAGCACGTGGAATAAAATCAATATTTACATTAACCGAATATTCCAAAATGGATAAAGCCCGACTTTCTGCCGTATAAATACAGGGAATGTCAATATGGTTCCATCTTCCGCCATAAAGTTTGGCACCTGTACCTTTCAGATCGTCGTCAAATTGGGTTTTGGTTAACCTATAAATCTTCATAATTATGAAAAAACGCCGTGTGCAATTCTACCTATAAGGTTTCGTATTTCTTCACGACCAAATTGATTGTCCATCAATTCAAAAGGTTTGGCACCTGAAAGTGCTTGATTGGGGGAAAACATCCAACTATTGAAGTTGTCTTTGTTTTCAAAAACCTCATAGCCAAAAGAATATAGTTCTGCGACGGCGACAATGCGCTCACTTACGTGGTCGCTAAACCTCTGGTCATTCTTTTTGTTAATGAGTGTGGATCGTGTAACGCTTAAAGCTTGGGCCAAAGCATCATAATCCAGCGAAGTTTCTTCCTTTAATTTGGTGAGATAGGATTTGGTAATGCCATCCCGAACAATTTGCATTTTTTGATAGGAAGTTAAGTCTACGAGCGGCACCGCTAAATTTCCCTGATAAAAGCTCGTAGGAGCTTCCTTCACATAATCGGTACTTTGGGGTATTTTATAAGACTTTTTCATTGCAGTATAAATTTAATCTAAACATAGTTCAAATTTACACTTTTTATTTGGTTTTTCAAATTTTTATTCCATCTTTTCCATCGTTACACTAGGTTGTAAATCTCGGATCTGTTTCCATCACAGTTCCGCATTGATCGCAGGTTCGAAGTTCCTTGCTATTATAGAAGTGTTTAAAATGCTCTAGAAAATCGGTTTCTATATCACTTAATGGGAAATAAACTTCATATAGTTTATGATTGCAGTTGTCACAGAACCATAATAAGCCGTCCTCACCTTTTAAATCCGTCCGTTTTCTTTCGATGACCAAACCAATGGAGCCTTCACTCCGCGCAGGGGAATGCGGAGTTTTTGCAGGATTTAAATACATATCCCCAGGACCCAAATCCATAACTTGTTTTTCGCCGTTCTCCTGGATAGCAACCTGGATATTTCCCTCCAATTGATAAAACAGTTCTTCCGTTTCGTTATAGTGATAATCTTTCCGAGCATTTGGACCCGCAACAATCATTACGATATAATCGTCCGAATCCACATAAAGATTTTTGTTACCAACGGGTGGTTTTAGCTTATCACGATTTTCTTCGATCCACTTATTTAGGTTAAAAGGTTTTTTAATAGCCATTGTTGTATATTTATCAGTTACGTAAAAATAGCGTAAAATGATTTAAGAGGAAAAAGATTGGTGAAAAGAGTGCTTAATTTAAAAAAAACAAAAATGAACAGAATCATCCTATTCCTAATTGTACTATGCAGTTTGGTTGCCTGCGAAAACACAAAAACCAATTTAGAAAATAAAGACACAAATGAAAAAGTTTCAGAAAACAAAGAAAACTTTGGAATCGTAATCCACGGTGGGGCAGGAACTATTTTAAAGGAAAATATGAGTGATTCTCTTGAAACCGCTTATAAGAAGAAACTTAAAGAGGCTATTTCTACAGGATACGAAATTTTAAAAAATGGTGGAACTTCTTTGGACGCTGTTACCGCAACAATAAATGTTATGGAGGATTCGCCTCTTTTCAACGCCGGGAAAGGAGCTGTCTTTACTCACGAGGGAAGAAACGAATTGGATGCTTCCATAATGGACGGTGCCACTTTGAATGCCGGTGCCGTAGCAGGCGTTCGACATATTAAAAATCCCATTAATTTGGCTCGTGATGTGATGGAAAAAAGTGATCATGTACTGTTGTATGGTGAGGGAGCAGAGGAATTCGCAAGAGGTTTGGGATATAAAATGATGGATACTTCATATTTCTACACTCAAAATAGATATGAATCACTCAAAAAGGTTTTGAAAAAGGAAACTGCTCTTCACTACACTCCTTCGAAACACTCAGGGATCGTAGCCGAGACAGGGACTGAGGACTTTATGGATCCGTACATAAAGAATTCGAAATTTGGAACTGTGGGTTGTGCCGCTCTGGATAAACACGGCAATCTCGCTGCAGGAACTTCTACTGGCGGAATGACTAACAAGCGATGGAACCGCATTGGG includes:
- a CDS encoding RES family NAD+ phosphorylase, which produces MKIYRLTKTQFDDDLKGTGAKLYGGRWNHIDIPCIYTAESRALSILEYSVNVNIDFIPRALSMCVFEIEEDQIYSVKEEDLPGNWKQTPAPKSTKDFGTKLLEEGHSIIKIPSIIIPTEFNYILNPFVGNTAFKFVEARDFIFDLRIKNNAK
- the parS gene encoding type II RES/Xre toxin-antitoxin system antitoxin, which gives rise to MKKSYKIPQSTDYVKEAPTSFYQGNLAVPLVDLTSYQKMQIVRDGITKSYLTKLKEETSLDYDALAQALSVTRSTLINKKNDQRFSDHVSERIVAVAELYSFGYEVFENKDNFNSWMFSPNQALSGAKPFELMDNQFGREEIRNLIGRIAHGVFS
- a CDS encoding 3-hydroxyanthranilate 3,4-dioxygenase, whose translation is MAIKKPFNLNKWIEENRDKLKPPVGNKNLYVDSDDYIVMIVAGPNARKDYHYNETEELFYQLEGNIQVAIQENGEKQVMDLGPGDMYLNPAKTPHSPARSEGSIGLVIERKRTDLKGEDGLLWFCDNCNHKLYEVYFPLSDIETDFLEHFKHFYNSKELRTCDQCGTVMETDPRFTT
- a CDS encoding isoaspartyl peptidase/L-asparaginase family protein, whose amino-acid sequence is MNRIILFLIVLCSLVACENTKTNLENKDTNEKVSENKENFGIVIHGGAGTILKENMSDSLETAYKKKLKEAISTGYEILKNGGTSLDAVTATINVMEDSPLFNAGKGAVFTHEGRNELDASIMDGATLNAGAVAGVRHIKNPINLARDVMEKSDHVLLYGEGAEEFARGLGYKMMDTSYFYTQNRYESLKKVLKKETALHYTPSKHSGIVAETGTEDFMDPYIKNSKFGTVGCAALDKHGNLAAGTSTGGMTNKRWNRIGDAPIIGAGTYANNATCAVSSTGWGEFFIRSVVAYDISALMEYKGMSLKDAAKEVIQKKVPELGGEGGIVAIDKDANVTMEFNTAGMYRATMNSEGEMVIGIYKESE